One region of Roseicitreum antarcticum genomic DNA includes:
- a CDS encoding SspB family protein has product MAQTIDYGNMMHDAMRGLIRNVMSMIETDGLPGEHHFFITVNMHHQDVDMADWLRQRYPDEITIVIQHWFDNLNVDENGFAITLNFGNNPEPLYIPFDAITTFVDPSVEFGLRFEIQTEDDDDDSDDDDGTNPDDTPPDATRQKAAEVVSLDKFRK; this is encoded by the coding sequence ATGGCGCAGACGATCGACTATGGCAACATGATGCACGACGCGATGCGCGGGCTGATCCGCAACGTCATGTCCATGATCGAGACGGATGGCCTGCCGGGCGAGCATCACTTCTTCATCACCGTCAACATGCACCACCAGGATGTGGACATGGCCGACTGGCTGCGCCAGCGCTACCCCGATGAGATCACGATCGTCATCCAGCACTGGTTCGACAACCTCAACGTCGATGAGAACGGCTTTGCCATCACCCTCAACTTCGGCAACAACCCCGAACCGCTGTATATTCCCTTCGATGCGATCACCACCTTCGTTGACCCGTCGGTTGAATTCGGCCTGCGGTTCGAGATCCAGACCGAAGATGACGATGACGACAGCGACGATGATGACGGCACCAACCCCGACGACACGCCCCCCGATGCCACCCGGCAAAAAGCAGCCGAGGTCGTAAGCCTCGACAAGTTCCGCAAGTAG
- a CDS encoding helix-turn-helix transcriptional regulator: MSVSTVDNLVQRGILPKPIRVGGSVRWNWAQVDASLSASAAGPEADPFMQGISNVS; this comes from the coding sequence ATGTCCGTGTCAACTGTGGACAACCTCGTGCAACGCGGCATCCTGCCGAAGCCTATCAGAGTAGGCGGTTCAGTCCGCTGGAATTGGGCGCAGGTGGATGCATCGCTAAGTGCCAGCGCCGCCGGGCCGGAGGCCGATCCGTTCATGCAGGGGATTTCAAATGTCAGCTAA
- a CDS encoding phage major capsid protein has product METPEDVEDALVSEIKGLLAYAKRNGIPDKELRELFQAALLERQSDEAEGAGEDDDALSDSEIPKAKSLLRLVMDQKHGRPQDRVRINPHGPSSARVNALAGLGAAMIDGLTARIDRRHTPRQGAQFANMTLGQMAAHHCRAHGRSPFNEAEAVRMAMHSTSDFAQVLEGAIGNTVARNMTSIQPALARASHEVEANSYRQTKLLGLSGSGMPQEVREGGEIKHVTIDETGEFKPTPRDFGALFRVSNQAIANDDLDLMGQIAQKMTIGATERLRRALVEPLLANDGSGHLMSDGKTVFHADHGNLSASGGAPGLTTLSAARQALRGQRGQQGEFYAYEPWAIIVPPALETIAQQAVAEINATKTSDTNPFSGALEIIVEVALTDPNAWYLIANPASADGLAHAFLDGGKAPRVESKPGWETLGTEFRRVWALDARFVSWASWYKNSGA; this is encoded by the coding sequence ATGGAGACGCCGGAGGACGTTGAAGACGCCCTTGTTTCCGAAATCAAGGGGCTTTTGGCCTATGCCAAACGCAACGGCATTCCCGACAAGGAGTTGCGCGAATTGTTTCAGGCCGCGCTTTTGGAGCGTCAATCCGATGAAGCCGAGGGCGCGGGCGAAGATGATGATGCGCTTTCCGATAGCGAAATTCCCAAGGCGAAAAGCCTTCTGCGGCTGGTCATGGACCAAAAACATGGCCGTCCACAAGATCGCGTGCGCATCAACCCCCACGGACCGAGCAGCGCCCGTGTAAACGCTCTGGCAGGGCTTGGCGCGGCAATGATCGACGGCTTGACCGCCCGCATTGATCGCCGCCACACGCCCCGCCAAGGTGCGCAATTCGCCAATATGACACTCGGGCAAATGGCCGCGCATCATTGCCGCGCCCATGGCCGCAGCCCGTTCAATGAGGCCGAAGCCGTGCGCATGGCGATGCACAGCACCAGCGACTTTGCGCAGGTTCTTGAGGGCGCTATCGGCAATACGGTCGCGCGCAACATGACCAGCATTCAGCCGGCCCTTGCGCGCGCGTCGCACGAGGTCGAGGCCAACAGCTACCGCCAGACGAAGCTTTTGGGCCTGTCGGGTTCCGGGATGCCGCAAGAGGTCCGAGAAGGTGGCGAAATCAAACACGTCACCATTGATGAAACCGGGGAATTCAAACCGACCCCGCGGGACTTTGGCGCGCTTTTCCGTGTGTCGAATCAGGCCATCGCAAATGATGATTTGGACTTGATGGGGCAGATTGCGCAGAAAATGACCATTGGCGCAACCGAGCGCTTGCGCCGTGCCCTGGTCGAACCCCTTCTGGCAAACGATGGCTCTGGGCACCTTATGTCAGACGGAAAAACCGTGTTCCATGCGGACCATGGCAACCTTTCTGCAAGCGGCGGCGCGCCCGGCCTTACCACTCTGTCAGCCGCCCGCCAAGCCTTGCGCGGCCAGCGTGGCCAACAGGGTGAATTCTACGCCTACGAGCCGTGGGCCATTATCGTGCCGCCCGCGCTGGAAACCATCGCCCAACAGGCTGTAGCGGAGATCAACGCCACCAAAACCAGCGATACGAACCCCTTTTCGGGTGCGCTGGAAATTATTGTTGAGGTGGCACTGACCGACCCGAACGCTTGGTATCTGATCGCCAACCCGGCCAGTGCAGACGGCTTGGCCCATGCTTTCCTTGATGGCGGCAAGGCCCCGCGCGTCGAATCCAAACCGGGCTGGGAAACCTTGGGCACCGAATTCCGCCGTGTCTGGGCGCTGGACGCGCGTTTTGTCTCGTGGGCCTCTTGGTACAAAAATTCGGGCGCATAA
- the fumC gene encoding class II fumarate hydratase yields the protein MTAIRVETDSFGPLDVPADKYWGAQTQRSIRNFPIGWERQPVKMIRALGVVKQAAATVNMAQGKLDATIGNAIVAAAAEVVDGRFDDNFPLVVWQTGSGTQSNMNANEVISNRAIEALGGKMGSKDPVHPNDHVNMSQSSNDTFPTAMHVATAMQARDVLLPGLEKLHLALVAKAEEFKDIIKIGRTHTQDATPLTLGQEFGGYAHQVAMSIRRVNAALPAIYELAQGGTAVGTGLATKIGWAEDVAAEIARITGLPFVTAPNKFEALAAHDAMVEMSGALRGVAASLFKIANDLRFLGSGPRSGLGELILPENEPGSSIMPGKVNPTQAEALTMVCAHVMGNDAAVGFAGSQGHFELNVFKPMMAYNVLQSMQLLGDSAGAFTDNMVVGTQANTARIEKLMQESLMLVTALAPTIGYDNATKVAKTAHKNGTTLREEAIALGFVDGETFDRVVRPQDMIGPKA from the coding sequence ATGACCGCCATCCGTGTTGAAACCGACAGCTTCGGCCCGCTGGACGTTCCCGCCGATAAATACTGGGGCGCGCAGACGCAACGGTCGATCCGCAATTTTCCCATCGGCTGGGAACGCCAGCCGGTGAAGATGATCCGCGCGCTCGGCGTCGTCAAACAGGCCGCAGCCACGGTGAACATGGCGCAGGGCAAGCTGGACGCGACCATCGGTAATGCCATCGTCGCCGCCGCGGCCGAAGTGGTCGACGGCCGGTTCGACGACAATTTCCCGCTGGTCGTCTGGCAGACCGGGTCAGGCACCCAGTCGAACATGAACGCCAACGAAGTCATCTCGAACCGCGCGATCGAGGCGTTGGGCGGCAAGATGGGGTCAAAGGACCCCGTGCACCCCAACGACCATGTGAACATGTCTCAATCCTCGAACGACACCTTCCCCACGGCGATGCACGTCGCCACCGCCATGCAGGCGCGCGACGTGCTGCTGCCGGGTCTGGAAAAGCTGCATCTGGCGCTGGTCGCCAAGGCCGAAGAATTCAAGGACATCATCAAGATCGGCCGGACCCATACGCAAGACGCGACACCGCTGACGCTGGGTCAGGAATTCGGCGGCTATGCGCATCAGGTCGCCATGAGCATCCGCCGCGTCAACGCCGCCCTGCCCGCGATCTATGAGCTGGCACAGGGCGGCACCGCCGTCGGTACCGGGCTGGCAACGAAGATCGGCTGGGCCGAGGATGTCGCGGCCGAGATCGCGCGCATCACCGGCCTGCCGTTCGTGACCGCGCCCAACAAGTTCGAAGCACTCGCCGCCCATGACGCCATGGTCGAGATGTCGGGCGCGCTGCGCGGTGTCGCCGCCAGTCTGTTCAAGATCGCCAACGACCTGCGCTTCCTTGGCTCGGGCCCGCGCTCTGGCTTGGGCGAACTGATCTTGCCGGAAAATGAGCCCGGCAGCTCCATCATGCCCGGCAAGGTCAACCCGACACAGGCCGAAGCGCTGACCATGGTCTGCGCCCATGTGATGGGCAATGATGCGGCAGTAGGCTTTGCCGGGTCGCAAGGGCATTTCGAGCTGAACGTGTTCAAACCCATGATGGCCTATAACGTGCTGCAATCCATGCAGCTTCTGGGCGACAGTGCCGGAGCCTTCACCGACAACATGGTGGTCGGCACGCAAGCCAACACCGCACGGATCGAAAAGCTGATGCAAGAAAGCCTGATGCTGGTCACCGCCCTTGCGCCCACCATCGGCTACGACAACGCCACCAAAGTGGCCAAGACCGCGCATAAGAATGGCACCACCTTGCGGGAAGAGGCGATTGCCCTGGGCTTCGTCGACGGTGAGACCTTCGACCGCGTCGTGCGCCCGCAAGACATGATCGGTCCCAAGGCATGA
- a CDS encoding head maturation protease, ClpP-related produces the protein MQSVFEGPHSRGWQSADKKIRRISFRLRAARDCFAVRAGAAMNARYDLSGVIGEGDAVKLSRFLDDNPGAVALYINSPGGSAPDGAAMAAAIERHGRVTGHIEGIAASAASLVAVSCYQVTIHEAAVLMLHEPSVFTDGPADFLRQIADTLDKMSLGYAGTYARHTGHPVERVLAWMKDETWLTAEEAVSLRFADKIQRAGGAKIAARANYFSFKAAPAQLLELARKNGWATVSPAPKKKETEDASL, from the coding sequence GTGCAATCTGTATTTGAAGGACCGCACAGCCGAGGGTGGCAAAGTGCTGATAAAAAAATCCGTCGAATTTCCTTTCGACTTCGCGCCGCCCGCGATTGCTTTGCTGTGCGGGCGGGCGCGGCAATGAATGCGCGTTATGATCTTTCGGGGGTGATCGGTGAAGGCGACGCGGTGAAGCTGTCGCGCTTTCTCGACGACAACCCCGGCGCCGTTGCGCTGTATATCAATTCGCCGGGGGGCAGCGCCCCTGATGGCGCGGCGATGGCCGCAGCGATTGAACGTCATGGCCGCGTAACCGGCCATATCGAAGGGATAGCGGCCAGCGCCGCCAGTTTGGTGGCCGTGTCCTGTTATCAGGTCACAATTCATGAAGCCGCTGTTTTGATGCTGCATGAACCATCTGTGTTTACCGATGGTCCCGCCGACTTTTTGCGCCAGATCGCTGACACGCTGGACAAGATGTCTCTCGGCTATGCTGGCACCTATGCGCGCCATACCGGGCACCCTGTAGAACGGGTTTTGGCCTGGATGAAAGACGAAACATGGTTGACCGCTGAAGAAGCGGTTTCCCTGCGATTTGCCGACAAAATCCAGCGGGCGGGCGGGGCCAAGATCGCGGCCCGCGCCAATTATTTCAGCTTTAAAGCCGCGCCTGCGCAGCTTTTGGAGCTGGCCCGCAAGAACGGATGGGCGACCGTTTCGCCCGCACCCAAAAAAAAGGAAACCGAAGATGCTTCACTTTAA
- the chrA gene encoding chromate efflux transporter yields the protein MPPAPATDLPQTPPAHSALIRVFGRIGLLSFGGPAAQIALMQRELVEQRDWLTQRQYLDALSFCMLLPGPEAMQLATYAGWKLRGVPGGLIAGGLFVLPGALVVLALSFAYAAYGAVPLVAALFLGVQATIIIIVLEALFKLSRRALGTTGHRLIAAAAFIGIYVFQLPFPLIIAAAALAGFASVRTGAAPHAPGTAPPPLAGMLPTVALWLALWLAPVAVLWAIEAPLLTDLALFFGQLAVVTFGGAYAVLAWMTQVVVQDYGWLTTAQMIDGLGLAETTPGPLILVTQFVGFLAGYQAGGAGLALAAAGITLWMTFVPCFLWIFAGAPYVAWLGEQPRLSAGLRAISAAVVGVIANLSLWFALHVVFAQTGMVTGPFWAFVWPDPASLRPLALALTGAAGALIWGLRWPVVPVLIAMAALSAGAAALA from the coding sequence ATGCCGCCTGCCCCTGCGACCGATCTGCCCCAGACCCCGCCCGCCCATTCTGCGCTGATCCGGGTTTTTGGCCGCATCGGGCTTTTGTCCTTCGGCGGTCCTGCCGCGCAGATCGCCCTGATGCAGCGCGAACTGGTCGAACAGCGCGACTGGCTGACCCAACGGCAATACCTCGACGCGCTGTCGTTTTGCATGCTGCTGCCGGGACCCGAGGCGATGCAACTGGCCACCTATGCCGGGTGGAAGCTGCGCGGCGTGCCCGGCGGGCTGATTGCGGGCGGGCTGTTCGTGCTCCCCGGCGCGCTCGTGGTGCTGGCGCTGTCCTTTGCCTATGCCGCATATGGCGCGGTGCCGCTGGTCGCGGCGCTGTTCCTCGGCGTGCAGGCGACGATCATCATCATCGTGCTGGAAGCGCTGTTCAAACTGTCGCGTCGCGCGTTGGGCACGACCGGCCACCGCCTGATCGCGGCCGCCGCCTTCATCGGCATCTATGTGTTCCAACTGCCCTTCCCCCTCATCATCGCGGCGGCGGCGCTGGCAGGTTTTGCTTCTGTGCGCACCGGCGCTGCGCCCCATGCGCCCGGCACCGCGCCGCCGCCGCTGGCCGGGATGCTGCCGACGGTGGCGCTGTGGCTGGCGCTCTGGCTGGCACCGGTGGCGGTGCTCTGGGCCATTGAGGCGCCACTCCTGACCGATCTGGCGCTGTTCTTCGGACAATTGGCCGTGGTCACCTTTGGCGGGGCCTATGCGGTGCTTGCCTGGATGACGCAGGTGGTGGTGCAAGATTACGGCTGGCTGACCACCGCACAGATGATCGACGGGCTGGGCCTTGCTGAAACCACCCCGGGGCCGCTGATTCTGGTCACGCAATTCGTGGGCTTCCTTGCGGGCTATCAGGCGGGCGGCGCGGGGCTGGCCCTGGCGGCGGCGGGCATCACGCTATGGATGACCTTCGTGCCGTGCTTCCTGTGGATCTTTGCGGGCGCGCCTTATGTCGCGTGGCTGGGCGAACAGCCGCGCCTCTCGGCGGGGTTGCGCGCGATCTCGGCGGCGGTGGTGGGCGTCATCGCCAACCTGTCGCTGTGGTTCGCACTGCATGTGGTCTTCGCCCAGACCGGCATGGTCACAGGGCCGTTCTGGGCCTTCGTCTGGCCGGACCCCGCCAGCCTGCGCCCGCTGGCGCTGGCGCTGACGGGCGCGGCGGGGGCGCTGATCTGGGGGCTGCGCTGGCCCGTGGTGCCGGTTCTGATCGCCATGGCGGCGCTATCTGCGGGGGCGGCGGCGCTTGCATGA
- a CDS encoding Arc family DNA-binding protein, which translates to MRDCRPIAIRLPADLKEWIEAQAAINGSSQNSEVIRAIRERMDRHSEPATT; encoded by the coding sequence ATGAGAGACTGTCGCCCAATCGCCATACGACTGCCCGCCGATCTGAAAGAATGGATTGAGGCACAGGCCGCTATCAACGGTTCTTCGCAGAACAGCGAAGTGATCCGCGCAATCCGCGAGCGCATGGACCGTCACTCAGAACCCGCAACCACCTGA
- a CDS encoding DUF4169 family protein, translated as MNSGPINLRAARKAQSRLKKSAQADENAVKFGRTKAQRALEEAQAAQARKALDAHKRT; from the coding sequence ATGAACAGCGGCCCCATCAACCTGCGCGCCGCCCGCAAGGCGCAATCTCGTCTGAAGAAAAGCGCGCAGGCTGATGAAAACGCTGTGAAATTTGGTCGGACAAAGGCGCAGCGCGCGCTGGAAGAGGCACAGGCCGCGCAGGCGCGCAAAGCGCTGGACGCGCATAAGCGGACATGA
- a CDS encoding Arc family DNA-binding protein — protein sequence MSDGKPGRGSDQFALRLPDGMRDRIKAAADTNNRSMNAEIVATLERAYPVPKRASDFDKVISQVMADGVTRSIERPDTTVYFSKTEDGRVILDVVDNAEIRDT from the coding sequence ATGTCAGATGGTAAGCCGGGGCGAGGTTCCGATCAGTTTGCTTTGAGACTGCCGGACGGTATGCGCGACAGGATCAAGGCTGCCGCCGACACGAACAACCGCAGCATGAACGCGGAGATTGTTGCGACCCTAGAACGTGCCTATCCGGTCCCAAAGCGGGCCAGCGACTTCGACAAGGTAATCTCGCAGGTGATGGCGGACGGCGTGACCCGCAGCATTGAGCGACCCGACACCACGGTTTATTTTTCGAAGACCGAAGATGGCCGGGTGATTCTGGACGTTGTTGATAACGCCGAAATTCGGGACACCTGA
- a CDS encoding ribbon-helix-helix domain-containing protein → MSGRPEKHSLTLRGHRTSVSLEAAFWRAFRDISEEKGMSINALAAEIDASREDIGLASAIRVYVLAHYRRGGSAG, encoded by the coding sequence ATGAGCGGGCGGCCGGAAAAGCACTCGCTCACCCTGCGCGGCCACCGCACCAGCGTGTCGCTGGAAGCCGCCTTCTGGCGCGCTTTCCGCGACATTTCCGAAGAGAAAGGCATGTCTATCAATGCTTTGGCGGCTGAAATAGATGCTTCGCGTGAAGACATCGGCCTTGCCTCAGCAATCCGGGTCTATGTGCTGGCACATTACCGGCGCGGCGGGTCTGCGGGATAA
- a CDS encoding helix-turn-helix domain-containing protein — MSNIVSALVQKRIVGSPTRKSILLYMAGCASDDGTGVWCSKSTIARDLEYGKRTVQVAVDDMVQSGLIAEVGNRRCAHGYTVEYRICLDVVKTLEPTQQEAVKKAKSERGELPPDGQNQRGAGAAPVQEMHPTRAGAAPHGVQELHPNRTGTVKESCSEYVGGASAAITQDQFDEFWKAHPRPRNRERCRKLLAKAVSDGVPVARLLTAAERYRAEQAGNAPRYVCYADSWLDNRRWEDFPDQAGEAADSLVVSRAAVFWAKKIQSGGYAPQSAISKEIAACMIAEGLVDAVQLRRAGIIT, encoded by the coding sequence ATGAGCAATATAGTCAGCGCCCTTGTGCAGAAACGCATTGTCGGTTCGCCTACGCGCAAATCCATCCTGCTGTACATGGCAGGGTGTGCGAGTGATGACGGCACCGGCGTGTGGTGCAGCAAGAGCACCATCGCGCGCGATCTCGAATACGGTAAACGCACCGTTCAGGTGGCGGTCGATGACATGGTGCAGTCGGGCTTGATTGCAGAGGTCGGCAATCGACGCTGCGCGCATGGGTACACAGTTGAATATCGCATCTGTCTGGACGTGGTGAAAACGTTGGAGCCGACGCAGCAAGAGGCGGTCAAAAAGGCCAAATCCGAGCGTGGAGAACTGCCACCAGATGGACAAAATCAGAGGGGTGCAGGAGCTGCACCCGTGCAGGAGATGCACCCCACCCGTGCAGGAGCTGCACCCCATGGGGTGCAGGAGCTGCACCCAAACCGTACTGGAACCGTAAAGGAATCTTGTTCAGAATATGTTGGCGGCGCAAGCGCCGCAATCACCCAGGATCAATTCGATGAATTCTGGAAAGCACACCCGAGACCACGAAACCGGGAACGGTGCCGAAAGCTGCTGGCAAAGGCCGTCAGCGACGGGGTGCCGGTTGCAAGGCTGTTGACAGCCGCCGAACGGTATCGCGCCGAGCAGGCCGGGAACGCGCCGAGGTATGTTTGCTATGCTGATAGCTGGTTGGACAACCGGCGATGGGAAGATTTCCCAGATCAGGCTGGCGAAGCGGCTGATTCACTGGTGGTAAGCAGGGCTGCAGTGTTCTGGGCTAAGAAAATCCAAAGCGGGGGATACGCACCCCAAAGCGCGATCTCGAAAGAAATTGCGGCTTGCATGATCGCGGAAGGGCTTGTTGACGCTGTGCAGCTGCGCCGTGCTGGGATCATCACATGA